A genome region from Crossiella equi includes the following:
- a CDS encoding alpha/beta hydrolase produces the protein MSTKTADTVLLIHGLWLTPKSWDGWVARFTEQGYRVLTPGWPGVTTPEEVNADPARLDGLGITEIVDHYAGIIDGLDRQPILMGHSFGGLIVQMLLDRGYGAAGVAIHSGAPKGVWRLPLPTLRSGLPVLGNPFNVRRSVPLNEKQFRYSFGNLLSVEESRRTWQEQAIPGPGRPYFQAALANLNPRAVTTIDRRNPDRAPLLVVGGGRDHVVTASYSRANYRVQRHNPNLTEYLEYPERGHLTASDPGWEEVADTTLAWAVRNQRASVNLAPAS, from the coding sequence ATGAGCACCAAGACCGCCGACACCGTCCTGCTGATCCACGGCCTCTGGCTGACCCCGAAGAGCTGGGACGGCTGGGTCGCCCGCTTCACCGAGCAGGGCTACCGCGTGCTCACCCCCGGCTGGCCCGGCGTCACCACGCCCGAGGAGGTCAACGCCGACCCGGCGCGCCTGGACGGCCTGGGCATCACCGAGATCGTCGACCACTACGCCGGGATCATCGACGGCCTGGACCGCCAGCCGATCCTGATGGGCCACTCCTTCGGCGGCCTGATCGTGCAGATGCTGCTGGACCGCGGTTACGGCGCGGCGGGTGTGGCCATCCACTCCGGCGCCCCCAAGGGCGTGTGGCGGTTGCCGCTGCCCACCCTGCGCTCAGGCCTGCCGGTGCTGGGCAACCCGTTCAACGTGCGCCGCTCGGTACCGCTCAACGAGAAGCAGTTCCGCTACTCCTTCGGCAACCTGCTCAGCGTGGAGGAGTCCCGCCGCACCTGGCAGGAGCAGGCCATCCCCGGACCGGGCCGCCCGTACTTCCAGGCCGCGCTGGCCAACCTCAACCCGCGCGCCGTCACCACGATCGACCGCCGCAACCCCGACCGCGCCCCGCTGCTCGTCGTCGGCGGCGGCAGGGACCACGTGGTCACCGCGAGCTACTCGCGGGCGAACTACCGCGTGCAGCGGCACAACCCGAACCTGACCGAGTACCTGGAGTACCCCGAGCGCGGGCACCTGACCGCGAGCGACCCGGGCTGGGAAGAGGTCGCGGACACCACGCTGGCCTGGGCCGTGCGGAACCAGCGCGCGTCGGTCAACCTTGCGCCAGCGTCGTGA
- a CDS encoding DinB family protein has translation MTSTDTTTTEAPVTGERADLLEALNQVRFFLRHTAQNLTEDQANTRSTVSELTIAKLLKHVAQVEETWVDFILEGPKPVSEDPAEWVEHWLVKEEETLAVLLARYEEVAARTDRVITELPSLDITHKLPEAPWFEPGKSWSARRVVAHLIAEIAQHTGHADIIRESIDGQKSMG, from the coding sequence ATGACCAGCACCGACACCACCACCACCGAGGCCCCCGTGACCGGCGAGCGCGCGGACCTGCTCGAGGCCCTGAACCAGGTGCGCTTCTTCCTCCGGCACACCGCGCAGAACCTGACCGAGGACCAGGCGAACACCCGCAGCACGGTCAGCGAGCTGACGATCGCCAAGCTGCTCAAGCACGTGGCCCAGGTCGAGGAGACCTGGGTGGACTTCATCCTGGAGGGCCCGAAGCCGGTCTCCGAGGACCCGGCCGAGTGGGTGGAGCACTGGCTGGTCAAGGAGGAGGAGACCCTGGCGGTGCTGCTGGCCCGCTACGAGGAGGTCGCGGCGCGCACCGACCGCGTGATCACCGAGCTGCCGAGCCTGGACATCACCCACAAGCTGCCGGAGGCCCCGTGGTTCGAGCCGGGCAAGTCCTGGTCGGCACGCCGCGTGGTGGCCCACCTGATCGCCGAGATCGCCCAGCACACCGGCCACGCGGACATCATCCGCGAGTCGATCGACGGCCAGAAGTCGATGGGCTGA
- a CDS encoding bifunctional MFS transporter/dTMP kinase, which translates to MSRIRPEAGESTASTVHRIRSVLAIGPFRRLWAVNASASVGDWLALLATTALATNLTTGYQAQSFAFGGVVATKLLPALLLAPVAGALADKFDRRKLMVVCDVLRCLVLLSIPLAGSLWWLFVATFLLEMCTLFWAPAKDAAIPNLLRRPDQVETANQLSMVMMYGVSVVTASGLFTALTVVGPTLSLPLTPTQVLYAALVLNALIYLCTALTVATRIPEVSGRTGQTTRGEGLFALIKDGLRFVGTTPLVRGLVIGNIGAFAAGGAVIACAKLYAVSLRGGDATYGLLFVSIFLGLAGGMVLAPKLSQRVPHHRLFGAAIVGAGLSLLLVALAPHLWVALVTVVAVGACAGVAFLTGMTIIGARVEDGVRGRVVSFMQALVRLVLMGSMALVPVLVGLLPPRSWDVLGLHVVVDGTRPILFGAGLIAGVLGVLAHRQMAERREPMLTNLMTALRKPRRSTGLLIAVEGDTVADTTAQACRLADWLRAEGHPVVLAGEPAEPGVPELTSPRAKALLAAAVRAELVEEHIRPALAQGSVVVLERPLALLSVAEGLTAEEVEGLAELATGHLPADVTVLLDKDATSSGNLAEHSWRLHGLLTEMASVAPDRYVVVEADGDTEEVAERVRDAVRPVLAARQVRPERGMSAAEAG; encoded by the coding sequence GTGAGCAGGATCCGGCCGGAAGCTGGCGAGTCCACCGCCTCCACCGTGCACCGCATTCGCAGCGTGCTGGCCATCGGGCCCTTCCGCAGGCTGTGGGCGGTCAACGCCTCGGCCAGTGTCGGCGACTGGCTCGCGCTGCTGGCCACCACCGCGCTGGCCACCAACCTCACCACCGGCTACCAGGCGCAGAGCTTCGCCTTCGGCGGTGTGGTGGCCACCAAGCTGCTGCCCGCGCTGCTCCTGGCCCCGGTGGCGGGTGCGCTCGCGGACAAGTTCGACCGCCGCAAGCTCATGGTGGTCTGCGACGTGCTGCGCTGCCTGGTGCTGCTGAGCATCCCGCTGGCGGGCTCGCTGTGGTGGCTGTTCGTGGCCACCTTCCTGCTGGAGATGTGCACGCTGTTCTGGGCCCCGGCCAAGGACGCGGCCATCCCGAACCTGCTGCGCCGCCCGGACCAGGTCGAGACGGCCAACCAGCTGTCCATGGTGATGATGTACGGCGTCTCCGTGGTCACCGCCTCCGGCCTGTTCACCGCGCTGACCGTGGTCGGCCCGACGCTGAGCCTGCCGCTCACCCCGACCCAGGTGCTCTACGCCGCGCTCGTGCTCAACGCGCTGATCTACCTGTGCACCGCGCTCACCGTGGCCACCCGCATCCCCGAGGTCTCCGGCCGGACCGGGCAGACCACGCGCGGCGAGGGCCTGTTCGCGCTGATCAAGGACGGCCTGCGGTTCGTCGGCACCACCCCGCTGGTGCGCGGCCTGGTCATCGGCAACATCGGCGCGTTCGCGGCGGGCGGCGCGGTGATCGCCTGCGCCAAGCTGTACGCGGTGAGCCTGCGCGGCGGCGACGCCACCTACGGCCTGCTGTTCGTCTCGATCTTCCTGGGCCTGGCGGGCGGCATGGTGCTCGCGCCCAAGCTGTCCCAGCGTGTGCCGCACCACCGGCTCTTCGGCGCGGCCATCGTCGGCGCGGGCCTGTCCCTGCTGCTGGTCGCGCTCGCCCCGCACCTGTGGGTCGCCCTGGTCACCGTGGTCGCGGTGGGCGCCTGCGCGGGCGTCGCCTTCCTCACCGGGATGACGATCATCGGCGCCCGGGTCGAGGACGGCGTGCGCGGCCGGGTGGTCTCGTTCATGCAGGCCCTGGTCCGGCTGGTGCTGATGGGCTCGATGGCGCTGGTCCCGGTGCTGGTCGGCCTGCTGCCGCCGCGCAGCTGGGACGTGCTCGGCCTGCACGTGGTGGTCGACGGCACCCGCCCGATCCTGTTCGGCGCGGGGCTGATCGCGGGTGTGCTCGGGGTGCTCGCGCACCGGCAGATGGCCGAGCGCCGCGAGCCGATGCTGACCAACCTGATGACCGCGCTGCGCAAGCCCCGCCGCAGCACCGGGCTGCTGATCGCGGTCGAGGGCGATACGGTCGCCGATACCACCGCCCAGGCCTGCCGCCTCGCTGACTGGTTGCGTGCGGAAGGGCATCCCGTGGTGCTGGCGGGGGAGCCCGCCGAGCCCGGCGTACCCGAGCTGACCAGTCCGAGGGCGAAGGCGCTGCTGGCCGCGGCGGTGCGCGCCGAGCTGGTCGAGGAGCACATCCGGCCCGCGCTCGCGCAGGGCTCGGTGGTGGTGCTGGAACGCCCGCTGGCCCTGCTCAGCGTGGCCGAGGGGCTGACCGCCGAGGAGGTGGAGGGCCTGGCCGAGCTCGCCACCGGCCACCTGCCCGCCGACGTCACCGTGCTGCTGGACAAGGACGCGACGAGCTCGGGCAACCTGGCCGAGCACAGCTGGCGCCTGCACGGGCTGCTCACCGAGATGGCCTCCGTGGCACCCGACCGCTACGTCGTGGTCGAGGCGGACGGGGACACCGAGGAGGTGGCCGAGCGGGTGCGGGACGCGGTGCGCCCGGTGCTGGCCGCCCGTCAGGTGAGGCCGGAGCGGGGAATGTCGGCCGCGGAGGCAGGATAG
- a CDS encoding L-lactate permease: MYQQDPNPTGSLFLSALLALLPLVTLLVLLGVFRWKAHWAGLATLVLSLLIAVFGYSMPAGLALNAAAYGAGQSVLVVLWITFNAIWIYNLTVHSGHFNVLRRAFSSISDDPRVQAIVIAFSFGALLEALAGGGGPVAICSVMLIALGVHPLKAATLSLVADTAPVAFGGMGNPITVLSSVTGLSADAYGAMAGRQVSILAVAVPFLLVFITDGKRGLREAWPVALAAGLSFGSTQFVVSNYISYRLCDIIAAIVSVGAVLLVTRVRQRDRVRVGGGTGDADGPEDSRRDVVTAFAPYAIIVAVFSLAQFDAVKALLGKATWVFQWPGLHVAAANGKAVSTVYTFNIGAATGTLLLLSGLLSLLVLKVSPGAALRIYGRTIRQFGWAILAILSVFALSYVMNLSGQIITLGVWLAGTGAFFAFLSPIVGWFGVTITGTDAGANALFGGLQTTAAQQVGASPILFGASNSSGGVMAKMISPQNLAIGTAAVGLVGKEGDLFRRVFGWSLVLLLAMCVISYLQSTPVLGWMVPTP; the protein is encoded by the coding sequence GTGTACCAGCAGGACCCGAACCCCACGGGATCGCTCTTCCTCTCCGCCCTGCTCGCGCTGCTGCCGCTGGTGACCCTGCTCGTGCTGCTGGGCGTCTTCCGTTGGAAGGCGCACTGGGCGGGCCTGGCCACGCTGGTGTTGTCCCTGCTCATCGCGGTGTTCGGCTACTCGATGCCCGCCGGGCTGGCGCTCAACGCGGCCGCCTACGGCGCCGGGCAGAGCGTGCTGGTGGTCCTGTGGATCACCTTCAACGCGATCTGGATCTACAACCTGACCGTCCACAGCGGACACTTCAACGTGCTGCGCAGGGCGTTCAGCTCGATCAGCGACGACCCGAGGGTGCAGGCGATCGTCATCGCGTTCTCCTTCGGCGCTCTGTTGGAAGCGCTTGCCGGAGGCGGCGGGCCGGTCGCGATCTGCTCGGTCATGCTCATCGCGCTCGGCGTGCACCCGCTCAAGGCGGCCACGTTGTCGCTGGTCGCGGACACCGCGCCGGTCGCCTTCGGCGGCATGGGCAACCCGATCACCGTGCTCAGCTCGGTCACCGGCCTGTCCGCGGACGCCTATGGCGCGATGGCCGGGCGCCAGGTGTCCATCCTGGCCGTGGCGGTGCCGTTCCTGCTGGTCTTCATCACCGACGGCAAGCGTGGCCTGCGCGAGGCGTGGCCGGTGGCGCTGGCCGCGGGCCTGTCCTTCGGCAGCACGCAGTTCGTGGTGTCGAACTACATCTCCTACCGGCTGTGCGACATCATCGCCGCGATCGTCTCGGTCGGCGCGGTCCTGCTGGTCACCCGGGTCCGGCAGCGCGACCGGGTGCGCGTGGGCGGAGGTACCGGGGACGCCGACGGGCCCGAGGACTCGCGCCGGGACGTGGTCACCGCGTTCGCGCCGTACGCGATCATCGTGGCGGTCTTCTCGCTGGCCCAGTTCGACGCGGTGAAAGCGTTGCTGGGCAAAGCCACCTGGGTGTTCCAGTGGCCGGGCCTGCACGTGGCCGCCGCGAACGGGAAAGCGGTCTCCACCGTGTACACCTTCAACATCGGCGCGGCCACCGGCACGCTGCTGCTGCTCTCCGGCTTGCTCTCGCTGCTGGTGCTGAAGGTCTCGCCCGGTGCCGCGCTGCGCATCTACGGGCGCACGATCCGCCAGTTCGGCTGGGCGATCCTGGCCATCCTGAGCGTGTTCGCGCTGTCCTACGTGATGAACCTGTCCGGGCAGATCATCACGCTCGGCGTGTGGCTGGCCGGGACCGGCGCGTTCTTCGCCTTCCTCTCGCCGATCGTCGGCTGGTTCGGCGTCACCATCACCGGCACCGACGCGGGCGCGAACGCCCTGTTCGGCGGCCTCCAGACCACAGCGGCGCAGCAGGTGGGCGCGTCCCCGATCCTGTTCGGCGCGAGCAACTCCTCCGGCGGCGTGATGGCCAAGATGATCTCGCCGCAGAACCTGGCCATCGGCACCGCCGCGGTCGGCCTGGTCGGCAAGGAGGGCGACCTGTTCCGCCGCGTGTTCGGCTGGAGCCTGGTGCTCCTACTGGCCATGTGCGTCATCAGCTACCTCCAGTCCACGCCCGTGCTGGGCTGGATGGTCCCCACCCCCTGA
- a CDS encoding DinB family protein translates to MAALARARHQLRRSAEGLTLAQATRRTTVSELTLAGLLKHLADAEESWMHFAVHGAMGMNYTQAYFDQTFTPAETDTLESLLARYAAVARHTDEIITTADTLDTSHQLPEAPWFYPDQSWSMRRVVAMLIAETAQHAGHASLIRESLDGKRPADDLPRAAT, encoded by the coding sequence GTGGCAGCACTGGCAAGGGCCCGCCACCAGCTCCGCCGCAGCGCGGAGGGCCTGACGCTGGCGCAGGCCACCCGTCGCACCACGGTCAGCGAGCTGACCCTGGCGGGCTTGCTGAAACACCTGGCCGACGCCGAGGAGTCCTGGATGCACTTCGCGGTCCACGGCGCGATGGGCATGAACTACACCCAGGCCTACTTCGACCAGACCTTCACCCCGGCCGAGACCGACACCCTGGAAAGCCTGCTGGCGCGCTACGCGGCGGTGGCCCGGCACACCGACGAGATCATCACAACCGCGGACACCCTGGACACCAGCCACCAGCTGCCCGAAGCCCCGTGGTTCTACCCGGACCAGTCCTGGTCGATGCGCCGGGTGGTGGCGATGCTGATCGCGGAAACCGCCCAGCACGCGGGCCACGCCAGCCTCATCCGCGAGTCCCTGGACGGCAAGCGCCCCGCGGACGACCTCCCCCGGGCCGCGACCTAG
- a CDS encoding IclR family transcriptional regulator, translated as MTEAPPGAVEKALAVLEALAEHGRVTDLARVTGLPKSTVHRVLRTLVEQGFALPDQHGNYLAGPKVLALAGRVLHRLDPARRARAPLAALQADTGGTVHLAVLTGDELVCVDRVEGDKPYRLASRAGRALPLHRSAIGKAVLAALPPAELTAVLARLPLSPTSPIAVREALAPVRRAGFALDDEEHQAGVRCVGAVVRDHTGAVLGGVDVSALAIEHTMAELREHGHRVVRAAAEVSLAFGHTPTL; from the coding sequence GTGACGGAGGCCCCGCCGGGCGCGGTGGAGAAGGCGCTCGCGGTGCTGGAGGCGCTGGCCGAGCACGGGCGCGTCACCGATCTGGCCCGGGTGACCGGGCTGCCGAAGTCCACCGTGCACCGGGTGTTGCGGACGCTGGTCGAGCAGGGGTTCGCCCTGCCCGACCAGCACGGCAACTACCTGGCCGGGCCGAAGGTGCTGGCGCTGGCCGGGCGGGTGCTGCACCGCCTGGACCCGGCCCGCCGGGCCCGGGCACCGCTGGCGGCGTTGCAGGCCGATACCGGCGGCACGGTGCACCTCGCCGTGCTCACCGGCGATGAACTGGTGTGCGTGGACCGGGTCGAGGGCGACAAGCCGTACCGCCTGGCCTCGCGCGCGGGCCGGGCGCTGCCCTTGCACCGCAGCGCGATCGGCAAGGCCGTGCTGGCCGCGTTGCCGCCCGCCGAGCTGACCGCGGTGCTGGCGCGGCTGCCCCTGTCCCCCACCTCGCCGATCGCGGTGCGCGAGGCGCTGGCCCCGGTCCGGCGGGCCGGGTTCGCGCTGGACGACGAGGAGCACCAGGCGGGTGTGCGCTGCGTGGGTGCGGTGGTGCGCGACCACACCGGCGCGGTGCTCGGGGGTGTGGACGTCTCCGCGCTGGCGATCGAGCACACCATGGCCGAGCTGCGCGAACACGGGCACCGGGTGGTGCGGGCGGCGGCCGAGGTCTCGCTCGCGTTCGGCCACACCCCTACCCTGTGA
- a CDS encoding glycoside hydrolase family 88 protein produces the protein MTALSRRVLLTGAAATAGALAMQPGALAAPAQEAFAPNPARLRQTLDYAVAKLRQTAPNVKTFPEETKFEKWIPVNDGGWVGGFWPGLLWLGYVDSGDKQFETWAREAALRLTPRIPDTGTHDMGFLFYPSWVTAWRLTGEASWRDGALQAAESLSKRYNAAGKFIRAWGSLGSTGNAGRTIIDTMMNLDFLYWATEVSGNAKYADIATNHARTTIKHFIRPDGSTPHVFDFDPVSGATLGPNTVQGYSPTSCWARGQAWGIYGFATTYRRTGNREFLTAATRMADHVLPYLAESPVPIWDYRSPLAPHDIRDSSAGAVTACGLLDLAKITGNAKYYTTALTVLDALSRTCLTTKIPHHDAVLARGTKNRRAENGIEVSLPYGDYYLMEAILRVLKPREIAKAIGL, from the coding sequence ATGACCGCGTTATCCCGACGTGTGCTGCTCACCGGAGCCGCAGCAACCGCCGGAGCACTGGCCATGCAGCCGGGTGCGCTCGCCGCGCCCGCACAGGAGGCGTTCGCACCCAACCCGGCACGGCTGCGGCAGACGCTGGACTACGCGGTCGCGAAGCTGCGCCAGACCGCGCCCAACGTCAAGACCTTCCCGGAGGAGACCAAGTTCGAGAAGTGGATCCCGGTCAACGACGGCGGCTGGGTCGGCGGCTTCTGGCCCGGCCTGCTGTGGCTGGGGTACGTGGACAGCGGCGACAAGCAGTTCGAGACCTGGGCGCGCGAGGCGGCGCTGCGCCTGACCCCGCGCATCCCGGACACCGGCACGCACGACATGGGCTTCCTGTTCTACCCGTCCTGGGTCACCGCGTGGCGGCTCACCGGTGAGGCCTCCTGGCGGGACGGCGCGTTGCAGGCGGCGGAGTCGCTGAGCAAGCGGTACAACGCCGCGGGCAAGTTCATCCGCGCCTGGGGCTCGCTCGGCTCCACCGGCAACGCGGGCCGCACGATCATCGACACGATGATGAACCTCGACTTCCTGTACTGGGCGACCGAGGTCAGCGGCAACGCCAAGTACGCCGACATCGCGACCAACCACGCGCGCACCACGATCAAGCACTTCATCCGCCCGGACGGCTCCACCCCGCACGTGTTCGACTTCGACCCGGTCAGCGGTGCCACGCTCGGCCCGAACACCGTGCAGGGCTACAGCCCGACCTCGTGCTGGGCGCGCGGCCAGGCCTGGGGCATCTACGGCTTCGCCACCACCTACCGCCGCACCGGCAACCGCGAGTTCCTCACCGCGGCCACCCGGATGGCCGACCACGTGCTGCCCTACCTCGCGGAGAGCCCGGTGCCGATCTGGGACTACCGCTCCCCGTTGGCGCCCCACGACATCCGCGACTCCTCGGCGGGCGCGGTCACCGCGTGCGGTCTGCTGGACCTGGCCAAGATCACCGGCAACGCGAAGTACTACACCACCGCGCTGACCGTGCTGGACGCGCTGTCCCGCACCTGCCTCACCACGAAGATCCCGCACCACGACGCGGTGCTGGCGCGCGGGACGAAGAACCGCCGCGCGGAGAACGGCATCGAGGTCTCGCTGCCGTACGGCGACTACTACCTGATGGAGGCCATCCTCCGGGTGCTCAAGCCCCGGGAGATCGCCAAGGCGATCGGTCTCTGA
- the kduD gene encoding 2-dehydro-3-deoxy-D-gluconate 5-dehydrogenase KduD produces MNVAVQQLFSLRGRTALVTGARTGIGRAIANGLASAGADLVLLGRSGDLAEVEAEIREHGVKARSLVVDLAEPEAVQQEVGALLANQEVDVLVNNAGTIHRQPAAEVPLADWRRVLSVNLDSVFALCQLAGRQMVERGSGKIINIASLLSFQGGILVPAYTASKHAVAGLTTALANEWAEHGVQVNAIAPGYISTNNTAAIRADHVREPAIRGRIPAGRWGDPEDLVGAAVFLASPASNYVNGHVLVVDGGWMGR; encoded by the coding sequence GTGAACGTCGCAGTCCAGCAGCTGTTCTCGTTGCGCGGGCGTACCGCGCTGGTCACCGGCGCACGCACCGGCATCGGCCGGGCCATCGCCAACGGCCTGGCCAGCGCCGGTGCCGACCTGGTGCTGCTCGGCCGCAGCGGGGACCTCGCCGAGGTCGAGGCCGAGATCCGCGAGCACGGGGTGAAGGCGCGCAGCCTCGTGGTGGACCTGGCCGAGCCCGAAGCGGTACAGCAGGAGGTCGGTGCGCTGCTGGCGAACCAGGAAGTCGACGTCCTGGTCAACAACGCGGGCACGATCCACCGCCAGCCGGCGGCAGAGGTGCCGCTCGCGGACTGGCGGCGCGTGCTCAGCGTGAACCTGGACTCGGTGTTCGCCCTGTGCCAGCTGGCCGGGCGGCAGATGGTCGAGCGCGGCTCGGGCAAGATCATCAACATCGCCTCGCTGCTCAGCTTCCAGGGCGGCATCCTGGTGCCCGCCTACACCGCCAGCAAGCACGCGGTGGCCGGGCTGACCACGGCGCTGGCCAACGAGTGGGCCGAGCACGGCGTGCAGGTCAACGCGATCGCGCCCGGCTACATCAGCACGAACAACACCGCGGCCATCCGCGCGGACCACGTGCGCGAGCCCGCGATCCGGGGCCGCATCCCGGCGGGCCGCTGGGGCGACCCGGAGGACCTGGTCGGCGCCGCGGTGTTCCTGGCCTCGCCCGCGTCCAACTACGTCAACGGCCACGTCCTGGTCGTCGACGGGGGCTGGATGGGCCGGTGA
- a CDS encoding ASCH domain-containing protein, with translation MAWPRCDGKRVLGLGVPGEQRDWLNDCVLNGNKRATAGLLETDYEPEGEALEHVGELLALVDSEDGYLRTVEVTHVSVVPFGEVPFSFAEAEGEGFRSIEHWREAHAGFWAGAGATVTPESAVALIHFRVLDH, from the coding sequence ATGGCCTGGCCCCGGTGCGACGGCAAGCGCGTGCTCGGCCTCGGGGTGCCGGGCGAGCAGCGGGACTGGCTCAACGACTGCGTGCTCAACGGGAACAAGCGCGCCACCGCGGGTCTGCTCGAGACCGACTACGAGCCCGAGGGCGAGGCGCTGGAGCACGTCGGCGAGCTGCTCGCGCTGGTGGACAGCGAGGACGGCTACCTGCGCACGGTCGAGGTCACGCACGTGTCGGTGGTGCCCTTCGGCGAGGTGCCGTTCTCCTTCGCCGAGGCCGAGGGCGAGGGGTTCCGCTCGATCGAGCACTGGCGCGAGGCACACGCGGGGTTCTGGGCGGGCGCGGGTGCCACCGTGACCCCGGAGTCGGCCGTCGCGCTCATCCACTTCCGCGTGCTCGACCACTGA
- a CDS encoding DNA polymerase III subunit delta' translates to MTQTEEAAPTTGVWADVVGQPAAARTLSTAAKAAADLVEGRPVAPGAMTHAWLFTGPPGSGRSTAARAFAAGLQCVAPSADGLWGCGECKPCGTVLAGTHADVRVVAPEGLSIAVAEMRALVQIAARRPTSGRWQVVIIEDADRLTEGAANALLKAVEEPPARTVFLLCAPSDHPEDVSVTIRSRCRVVSLGTPTVAAIEDVLRRRDGIAEDVATWAASVCGGHVGRARRLATDEQARERREAVLRIPTGLRRPADVFSCADELVKAAEAEAAAVSEAKDGAEREALETALGGGGTGKGVAAAARGAKSAIKDLEKRQKSRATRTQRDALDLALVDLAGFYRDVLTTRLGAEVPLNHPDRAADIRTAAASWSPETALRRLEAVLACRDSLGMNVKPRIAIEAMVTTLAQG, encoded by the coding sequence GTGACCCAGACGGAAGAGGCCGCGCCCACCACGGGCGTGTGGGCCGACGTGGTGGGGCAGCCCGCCGCCGCGCGCACCCTGTCCACCGCCGCCAAGGCCGCCGCCGACCTGGTCGAAGGCCGCCCGGTCGCGCCGGGCGCGATGACCCACGCCTGGCTGTTCACCGGTCCGCCCGGCTCCGGCCGCTCCACCGCCGCCCGGGCTTTCGCCGCGGGCCTGCAGTGCGTGGCGCCCAGCGCGGACGGCCTGTGGGGCTGTGGGGAGTGCAAGCCCTGCGGCACCGTGCTCGCCGGTACCCACGCCGACGTGCGGGTGGTCGCCCCGGAGGGCCTGTCCATCGCGGTGGCCGAGATGCGGGCCCTGGTGCAGATCGCCGCGCGCCGCCCGACCTCCGGCCGCTGGCAGGTGGTGATCATCGAGGACGCCGACCGGCTCACCGAGGGCGCGGCGAACGCGCTGCTCAAGGCGGTTGAGGAGCCCCCGGCCCGCACGGTGTTCCTGCTGTGCGCCCCGTCCGACCACCCCGAGGACGTCTCGGTCACCATCCGCTCGCGCTGCCGCGTGGTCTCGCTGGGCACCCCGACCGTCGCGGCCATCGAGGACGTGCTGCGCCGCCGGGACGGCATCGCCGAGGACGTGGCCACCTGGGCGGCCTCGGTCTGCGGCGGCCACGTGGGCCGGGCGCGTCGCCTGGCCACCGACGAGCAGGCCCGGGAGCGCCGGGAGGCCGTGCTGCGCATCCCGACCGGCCTGCGCCGCCCCGCCGACGTGTTCAGCTGCGCCGACGAGCTGGTCAAGGCGGCTGAGGCGGAGGCGGCCGCGGTGAGCGAGGCCAAGGACGGGGCTGAGCGGGAGGCGCTGGAGACCGCGCTCGGCGGGGGCGGCACCGGCAAGGGCGTGGCGGCCGCCGCCCGGGGTGCCAAATCGGCCATCAAGGACCTGGAGAAGCGGCAGAAGTCCCGCGCAACCCGCACCCAGCGGGACGCGCTCGACCTGGCGCTGGTCGACCTGGCCGGGTTCTACCGCGACGTGCTGACCACGAGGCTGGGGGCGGAGGTCCCGCTCAACCACCCCGACCGCGCCGCCGACATCCGCACCGCGGCGGCCTCCTGGTCCCCGGAGACCGCCCTGCGGCGGCTGGAGGCGGTGCTGGCCTGCCGCGACTCGCTCGGCATGAACGTGAAGCCGAGGATCGCGATCGAGGCCATGGTCACGACGCTGGCGCAAGGTTGA
- the kduI gene encoding 5-dehydro-4-deoxy-D-glucuronate isomerase, with protein MQIRHATNPAQIDGFDTEALRAHYLVADLFEPGQVHTVYSHEDRTVLGGAVPRPGEPLRLPSADPLRAENFLARRELAVVAVRGGGTVTVDGTAYQLAHRDCLYVGRGAVEVLFEADGTDSPHFYLFSTPAHTSHPTELARFTDVDILELGDQRTANVRTIRKFIHVNGISSCQLVLGITTLEEGSVWNTMPPHTHDRRTECYLYFDLPEEHRVIHLLGEPTATRNLVVSNEQAVISPSWSVHSGAGTHAYSFVWAMGGENQAYDDMDPVALTELR; from the coding sequence ATGCAGATCAGGCACGCGACAAATCCCGCCCAGATCGACGGTTTCGACACCGAGGCGCTCCGCGCGCACTACCTGGTAGCGGATCTTTTCGAGCCCGGACAGGTGCACACGGTGTACTCGCACGAGGACCGGACGGTGCTCGGCGGGGCCGTGCCGAGGCCCGGCGAGCCCCTGCGGCTGCCGTCGGCCGACCCGCTCCGCGCCGAGAACTTCCTGGCACGGCGCGAGCTGGCGGTCGTGGCGGTGCGCGGCGGCGGCACCGTGACCGTGGACGGCACGGCGTACCAACTGGCTCATCGAGACTGCCTCTACGTCGGCCGGGGAGCGGTCGAGGTGCTGTTCGAAGCGGACGGAACGGACTCCCCGCATTTCTACCTCTTCTCCACTCCAGCCCACACCAGCCATCCGACGGAATTGGCGCGGTTCACGGATGTGGACATTCTTGAATTGGGCGATCAGCGCACCGCGAACGTCCGCACGATCAGAAAGTTCATCCATGTGAATGGAATCTCCTCGTGCCAGCTCGTACTCGGCATCACCACGCTCGAGGAGGGCTCGGTGTGGAACACGATGCCCCCGCACACGCACGACCGGCGCACCGAGTGCTATCTCTACTTCGACCTGCCCGAGGAGCACCGGGTGATCCACCTGCTCGGTGAGCCGACGGCGACCAGGAACCTGGTGGTGTCCAACGAGCAGGCGGTGATCTCGCCCAGCTGGTCCGTCCACAGTGGAGCGGGCACGCACGCCTACTCGTTCGTGTGGGCCATGGGCGGGGAGAACCAGGCCTACGACGACATGGACCCGGTCGCCCTGACCGAGTTGCGCTGA